The following are encoded together in the Conger conger chromosome 11, fConCon1.1, whole genome shotgun sequence genome:
- the si:ch73-337l15.2 gene encoding glutathione hydrolase 6: MIPKSSVRYERLRTEYYEEPCTDQGNPEDDEEVTVFIAQTLGREHRVRRRSRCMRLSVALLLLLLALGFVVCEWRGCLCDESAPAGSSAAPGNSGTAQEQKGHGHHHDDDHQEGEDHDNHGDEEHHEHKHPNALFHHGVVITDSAICSKIGRGILERGGNAVDAGLASLLCLGVVHPHTTGVGGVFSAILHNRTSGKHRAIRSVSPAGPPSAHGVPAALQGVRELHRLFGCCGWETLFSGAVKLAADGFSVDRSLAEALRRNREEVLRSSLCQLFCDGKNAVKALGSTVANQKLAELLQFVSLNRSRIPEGLALKLAADLPPTERQGFVESVQGCGVEIDEPLIIEEEEYSVYAATSPLSSKILSDVLGKIKEQDLSPWKNADLNSSASAYISLLTAAELIYNDSLAKENRSVGDLLALNPVGSHVGVLDSAGNALVISSSLNSLFGSKKLLPSTGVILSDVSPHPVENALFWSCPLILKLKQDDADDDTNNDHHHHDDADDDTNNDHQHHDGADDEANNDHHHHDDGDDDDHNDHHHHDDGDDDTNNDHHHHDHDDDDDDDEELLAVGVTGGLSAPFLAAQIILSIVRGGKSAHDAVTGPLLRPEAGAPGSLSGCISTVTKGSNASRLLPDRQGGAAVRAGCPDNTLALILQARSGHVGAYGAPADGAHTDGY; encoded by the exons GACTTTGGGTCGGGAGCACAGAGTCAGGCGGCGGAGCAGGTGTATGCGGCTGTCTGTggccctcctgctgctcctatTGGCCCTCGGGTTCGTGGTCTGCGAGTGGCGCGGGTGCCTGTGTGACGAGAGCGCACCCGCGGGAAGCTCAGCCGCCCCAGGGAATTCTGGGACGGCTCAGGAGCAGAAGGGACACGGTCACCACCACGATGACGACCACCAGGAAGGCGAGGACCACGATAACCATGGAGACGAAGAACATCACGAACATAagcatccaaatgctctctttCATCATGGCGTTGTCATTACTGACTCAG CGATATGCTCTAAGATTGGCAGGGGAATTCTTGAAAGAGGCGGGAATGCTGTCGATGCCGGGCTAGCATCCCTGCTTTGCCTGGGAGTGGTTCACCCGCACACTACAGGTGTAG GTGGAGTATTTTCGGCTATTCTTCATAACCGCACGTCGGGAAAGCACAGAGCGATACGCTCCGTCTCCCCCGCCGGTCCTCCATCCGCGCACGGCGTTCCCGCCGCTCTCCAGGGCGTCCGGGAGCTCCACCGGCTCTTCGGCTGCTGCGGGTGGGAGACGTTATTCTCCGGGGCCGTGAAACTGGCCGCGGACGGGTTCAGCGTGGACCGGTCGCTCGCCGAGGCGCTGCGGAGGAACCGGGAGGAAGTGCTCCGGTCCTCCCTGTGCCAGCTGTTCTGTGATGGGAAAAACGCTGTCAAAGCTCTGGGATCCACGGTGGCCAATCAGAAGTTAGCTGAGCTTTTGCAGTTTGTCAGCCTGAACCGTTCCCGTATCCCAGAAGGCCTGGCGCTGAAATTGGCCGCAGATCTGCCCCCGACGGAGAGGCAGGGGTTTGTCGAGAGTGTCCAGGGGTGCGGGGTGGAAATTGATGAGCCTCTTAtcatagaagaagaagaatacagTGTCTATGCAGCAACTTCCCCGCTATCCAGTAAGATCTTATCAGATGTCTTAGGTAAGATAAAGGAGCAGGACCTATCCCCTTGGAAAAATGCAGATCTGAACAGCAGTGCCTCTGCATATATCAGTCTCTTAACTGCAGCTGAACTGATATATAACGACAGTCTGGCCAAGGAGAACCGCAGTGTTGGAGATTTGCTGGCGCTGAATCCAGTGGGCAGCCATGTTGGGGTGCTGGACAGTGCTGGTAATGCGTTAGTTATCTCTTCCTCACTAAACAGCCTGTTTGGATCAAAGAAACTGCTCCCCTCCACCGGAGTCATTCTGAGCGATGTGAGTCCACATCCCGTTGAGAATGCGCTCTTCTGGAGCTGCCCGCTAATCCTGAAACTCAAACaggatgatgctgatgatgacaCTAATAATGACCACCATCACCATGATGATGCAGATGATGACACTAATAATGACCACCAGCACCATGATGGTGCAGATGATGAAGCTAATAATGACCACCATCACCATGATGATggcgatgatgatgatcatAATGACCACCATCATCATGATGATGGCGATGATGACACTAATAATGACCACCATCACcatgatcatgatgatgatgatgatgatgatgaagagctGCTGGCTGTGGGAGTCACAGGCGGGCTGTCCGCCCCGTTTCTCGCCGCCCAAATCATCCTCAGCATAGTCCGCGGCGGGAAGTCGGCCCATGATGCGGTGACCGGCCCCCTGCTCCGCCCGGAAGCGGGCGCTCCCGGGTCGTTATCGGGGTGCATCTCCACGGTGACCAAAGGGTCCAACGCATCCCGGCTGCTGCCAGACAGGCAGGGGGGGGCGGCGGTCAGGGCCGGTTGTCCTGACAACACGCTGGCGCTGATTCTCCAGGCGCGTTCGGGGCACGTGGGGGCGTACGGCGCCCCCGCAGACGGGGCTCACACTGATGGGTACTGA